Genomic DNA from Arthrobacter sp. B1I2:
ACAACCAGCTGACCCAGCCGGACGTCCTTCCCGCCGCATTCCCCAACCTGCTGGTCAACGGCGCCACCGGCATCGCCGTCGGCATGGCCACCAACATGGCACCGCACAACCTGGTGGAAGTCATCTCCGCAGCCCGGCACCTGATCGCCAACCCGGATGCCACCCTGGATGACCTCATGCGGTTCGTCCCGGGCCCGGACCTGCCCAGCGGCGGCCGGATTGTTGGCCTGGACGGCATCCGCGACGCCTACGCCACCGGCCGGGGATCCTTCAAGACCCGCGCCAAGGTGGAGGTGGAGCAGCTCTCCGCGCGCCGCACCGGCCTGGTGGTCACCGAACTGCCGTACATGGTGGGCCCGGAAAAGGTGATCGAGAAGATCAAGGACGCTGTCAACGCCAAGAAGCTGACCGGCATCAGCGACATCGTGGACCTGACGGACCGCAAGCACGGGCTGCGGCTGGTCATCGAACTCAAGAACGGCTTCAACCCGAACGCGGTCCTGCAGCAGCTTTACCGGTACACGCCGATGGAGGACTCCTTCGGCATCAACAACGTCACCCTGGTGGACGGCCAGCCGCAGACGCTGGGCCTGGTGGACCTGCTGTCCGTCTACGTCAACCACCGCATCAACGTGGTCCGGCGCCGGACCGTCTTCCGGCTGGGGAAGAAGAAGGACCGCCTGCACCTGGTGGAGGGCCTCCTCATCGCCATCGTGGACATTGACGAGGTCATCCAGATCATCCGGTCCTCGGACGAGGCCGCGGCGGCCCGCGAACGGCTGATGTCGATTTACGACCTCACCGAGGTCCAGGCCAACTACATCCTGGAACTGCGCCTCCGCCAGCTCACCAAGTACTCCCGGATCGAACTGGAGAAGGAGCAGGACGAGCTCCGCCGCGAGATCGCGGAACTGCAGGCCATCCTGGATTCTGAGGAGCTGCTCCGCACCGTGGTCTCCGACGAACTCGGCGCCATCGCCGAGGACCACGGAACCCCGCGCCGCACCGTGCTGCTGGAATCCGAGGCGGTCTCCCCCACGGTGGCGTCCGCCGAGCTTGTGGGAGCCAACGGAAAGAAAGGCAAGACCGCACCGCTGGCACTGGAGATCGCTGACGACCCCTGCTGGGCCATCCTCACCGCCTCCGGGCAGGTGGCCCGCACCAGCAACCAGGAGCCGCTGGCCGAGGCCGGTGCCCGGAGCAAGCATGATGTCTACACCTCGGTGGTTAAGACCTCGGCCCGCGGCGAGATCGCGGCCATCACCTCGCTGGGCCGCATGCTGCGCCTCCAGGTGATGGACATGCCGGTGCTGCCGCCGGTGAGCGGGCTGCCCAACCTGGCTGGAGGTGTTCCGGCCAAGGATTTCCTCACCCTGGTGAAGGGCGAAACGCTGGTGGCGTTCGTGCGCCTGGATGAAGTCCTGGCCATCGGCACGGCCCAGGGCGTGGTGAAGCGTGTCCAGCCGGACTACCCGCTGAACCGCGAAGACTGGGAAGTCATCACCCTCAAGGACAAGGACGTCGTGGTGGGGGTAGCTCCCGCCGGTGACGACGACGCTGAACTGGTGTTCCTCACCCGGGAAGCCCAACTGCTGAAGTTCCCCGCCGCTGTCGTCCGCCCACAGGGACGTACCGCCGGCGGCATGGCCGGCATCAAACTCGCCGCGGGTGACCAGGTGATCTTCTTCGGCGTCGTCCAGCCCAAGGACGAGGCCGCCGTCGTGGTGACCATCGCCGGTACCAACGGAGCCCTTCCCGGCACCGCGCCGGGCACGGCGAAGGTAACAGCGATTTCCGAGTACCCGGCCAAGGGACGTGCCACCGCAGGGGTCCGGTCGCACCGGTTCCTCAAGGGTGAGGACACGCTGCTTCTGGCCTGGGCCGGGCACGGTCCGGCCAAGGCTTCATCCGCCGCCGGCGTGGCGCGGTCCCTGCCGCAGGAGCATGGCCGCCGCGACGGCTCGGGCGTCCCGCTCTCCCAGGCCATCGAAGCGGTGGGCCCGGCCATGGCATGGACGGACGGACCGGCGGCAGAGGCCTAGCTTCGAGCGCGCCCGCACCGCTTAGACTGCTCCCATGCCTATCGTTCCTGATGAAAAGGACTGGACCTGGGTCCTGTCCCGCCCCTGCCCGGAATGCTCTTTCACCGCCTCAACCGCCACGCCGGCAACGGTTCCGGGGAGCATCGAAAGCATGCTCCCCCGGTGGCGGGCCGTCCTCCGGCGGCCGGACGCAGCGCAGCGCCCCAATGACCACACGTGGTCTGCGCTGGAGTACGCGTGCCACGTGCGGGACGTCTTCGCGCTCTTCGACCAGCGGCTGAACCTGATGCTGGCCTCCGGGGACGCGCGGTTCGAGAACTGGGACCAGGACCGGACCGCGGAGGAAAAGGACTATGCCAACGCCGACCCCTCGGTGGTGGGCGCTGAACTGGCGGCGGAAGGACACCAGGCCGCCGCATCCTTCGCCCGCGTCCGCGAAGAGGACTGGGGACGCAAGGGGCTGCGCAGCAACGGCTCGGAGTTCACCGTCCTCACGCTCTCGCAGTACTTCCTGCACGACGTCGTTCATCACCTTCACGACGTCAACGGCTGAAGCCGCTGGCCATTGGGGCCCGTCCCGGCCTTTGTGCGGGAGGGGCCCGGCGGGAAGCGCTTAGCGGGACCTGGCCAGCGAGGGCTGCCCGGAGGAGGTCGAAAGATCCAGCCTGGCATCGCCGGCCTGGATGTCTGCGGGGTTGTGGGTCACCAGCACCACCGTGCGGTCCCGCAGTCCCGCGCGCAGGTCCGCCAGCATGGCGGCCGCGGACTCCGCGTCGAGGTGGGCGGTGGGCTCATCCAGCAGGATCACCTCCGCACCTGTCAGCAGGGTCCGCGCCACGGCCAGCCGCTGGCGCTCGCCGCCGCTCAGGAAGGCACCGCCGGGGCCGATCCGCGTGTCCAGCCCCGCCGGGAGCCGGCGTACCAGCCCGGTAAGTCCGACGGCGGCCAGGACCGCCTCCACCTCGTCGTCCGCCAAAGCCCGTGCGCCGTTCCCGGACGGCCGGCCCAGCAGCAGGTTTCCCCGGATCGTGGAGTCGAAAAGGTGCGCCTCCTGCGGGCACCACGCCGCCCGGCCGGTGACCCGCGCCTGGCCTGCCACCGGCGGCAGGAAGCCCAGCAGCACCGAGAGCAGGGTGGACTTTCCCGAACCCGACGGTCCGGTGACCGCCAGCCAGCGCCCCGGCCCTGCCACCGCGTCCACGCCCGAGAAGACCGGGGAGCCGCCAGGCCATGCCGCGGCGAGGTCCACCAGCTCAACGCCTGGCGCCCCGCCTTCCCTGTCGGGAACCGGCTGCAGGCCGTCGGCCGGTTCGCCGGCGGAGGATGAACCGCCGTCAAGGGCCCCCGACTCCCCCACCCGGCGCATCACGGCACGGAGCGCGGGGAACTGGCGGACCGCCGTCGTCATGGCTGCGTACGGTTCCACCAGCGCCAGCAGCAGGAGCACCACCACGGCGGCGGTGGCCGGGGCAACCTGGGCCGCGAGGACCCCGGGAGCCGCCAGCCATGCCGCAGCCAGCGCGGCGGTGCCGCAGGCGGCGGTGGCAAGAGCGTGCCCCAGCCCGTCGGCCCAGGCGGAGCGCTGGGAGGCGCGCGTGGCGTCGCGGTCCTCCGCGAGCAGCGCCTCAAGCACGCGGGGGGCCACGCCGTTGGCGTGCAGTTCGGCCCGGGCGTCCAGGGCTGCAGTGACGCGGCGAAGGACGCCGGAGCGCAGGGACTGTTCGGCGCTGGCGGATTTGCGGTCGCCCCGGAGCGCGGCAGCGGGCGCCAGCAGCAGGCCGCTGATGGCTGCGCCGGCCACTGCGGGAAGGGCGGCCGGAACCAGGACGCCGGTGGCGGCCAGCGCCAGGACGGACACCGCGACCGCTGTCAGGGGCGGCAGGACCACGCGTGGAAGGAGGTCGCGGACCGTGTCGACGTCGTCAACGACGGTACCCAGCACGTTGCCGCCCTGCAGGAGCCGGCGCAGCGACAGCGCCCTGCGGCTCAGCGACTCCCAGAGCCGGCCGCGCAGGCGGGTGAGGGCGGCAAAGACGGCATCGTGCAGCAGCAGCCGCTCCCAGTAGCGGAAGACCGCCCTGCCAATGCCGAAGAACCGGACGCCAACGATGGCGGTCAGGAGGTACAGGATGGGCGGCTGCTCGCTGGCCCGGATGATGAGCCAGCCCGAAAGTCCGGAAAGCGCGACGGCGAAGACGGCCGCCAGGGTGCCGACGAAAGCCGCGGCCGCGAACTTGCCCCGGACCGGTGCCAGCAGTGCCGCCAGGAGGCGGGCCGCGCCTGGTGCAGGCTGGACGGGGCGGCTCGTCGCGGCATTGCCGGGGACGTTGTTGTCAGTTGCAGGGCTGCTCGTAATGGGGTTCGCTGTTGAGTCGGTGGCGCTGAAGCCCGGCAGGACGCTGGCAGCGCTGCCATCGTGGTGCGTGGCTGCGGCGGCCCGGTCCGCGGGCACCACCGGCACCAGCACGTCCGCAAGCTGCCGGGTGCGCTGGTTGTGGGCCACCAGGATCACGGTGGCCTGGCCGCGGAGCCGCCGGATGGCGTCCTCCACGATGAGCGCGGAAGCATCGTCCAGGTGCGCCGTGGGCTCGTCCAGCAGCAGGAGGGTGGCCCCGGCGTCGATCCTTGCCAGCCCGCGGGCCAGCGCCACGCGGCGCAGCTCGCCCGGGCTCAGTTCAGCCTGGTGCTTTCCTGCCAGGTGGGCGGCCCCGGCGCGCTCAAGGCAGCGGCGGGCACTCTCTTCGGCGGCAAACCGGTCCGGGCCGCGGCCGGGATCCGGCGAGAGGTACAGCAGCACCTCGTCCAGGACGGTCCCGGCCACCATAACGGGGTGCTGCGGCACCCAGGCCACCGCGCTGCGGTCGAGGCCGCTGATGGTCCCAGTGATGCTGGTCCCGTCGCCATCACCGATCGTCCCCGCGAGCACGGCCAGGACGGTACTCTTGCCCGCACCGCTGGGGCCGTCCAGGGCGGTGATCCTGTCCTGCGGTGCGGTGAAGGTGAGGGGCCCGACGGCGGCTCCGGACCGGCCGGCGTACGTCACGGTGAGTCCGGTGGCCTCAAGGGGAGCGCCGGGCCGGCCGGCCTTGGCCGCCGGCAGGGGGGTTGCTTCGGGTGCACCGGTCACGGCGGCTGTTTCGGCGAGCGCCACCCGGCCGTCGTCGCTGGCATGGTGGGCGGTGCCCAGCTCCCGCAGCGGAAGGTAGCAGTCCGGTGCCAGGAGCAGTGCCAGCAGGCCGGCTTCGAGTGGCATGTCGCCGTGGACCAGCCGGACACCAATGAAAACGGCCACCACGGCCACCGAAATGGTGGCGATGAGTTCCAGGGCCAGTGCGGACAGGAACGCAGTCCGCAGGGTGCCCATGGTGCGGGAGCGGTATTCCTCCGAGATCTCCTCCAGGGCCTTGCGCTGGGCGGTGGCCCGGCCCAGTCCCACCAGGACCGGCAGGCCCTTGGCGAGCTCGAGCATGTGCGCGGACAGCCGGGCCAGCGAAGCCTGTGCCTCGCGTACGCTGTCCTCGGTGTACCGGCCGATCAACACCATGAACAACGGGATCAGGGGCACGGTAAGCACAATGACCAGCGCGCTCACCCAGTCCGCGAAGAGGATCCGGGCCCCCAGCAGGAGCGGCACAGTGGCGCAGTTGACCAGCGCGGGCAGGAACTGGGTGTAGTAGCTGTCCAGGGCGTCCAGGCCGCGGGTCGCCAGCACTGCCAGGCCGCCGTCGCCCGGGCCTGAGGACCGGACGCCCGTGCGCAGGGCGCGCTCCAGCAGCTGCGCGCGGAGCTCTTCCTTGACCCCGAGTGCCGCGCGGCGTGCAGCGACGGCCTGGCCCCAGACGGTCAGGGAGCGGAGGACGACGCCGGCGAGGCCGGCCACGAGCTGGGCCGGCCAGGCAGGGTTCCCGGCAACCAGTCCGGCCAGGGCGGAGGCCACCGCCTGGCCGATCAGGACCAGGGACAGGGCCTTGAGCGCGGCAAGGACTCCCAGCCAGTAGATTGCCGAACGGGTTGCCGGACCGGCAGGAAAAGTTGGCCGCACGTCAGCCCTTGGTGGTGAATGCCTTGGCGGCCACCGCGGGAAGGAAGCTGTGGGCTTCCGGGATGTGGGCGGCGCTGACACGGTGGCGGAAAACCCAGTAGGTCCAGGCCTGGTAGGCGATCACCAGGGGAAGGCCAAAAGCCGCCACGATGCTCATCAGCCCCAGGGTGTAGTCCGAGGAGGAAGCGTTGGAGATGGTGAGGTCAAAGGCACTGTCCAGCGTAGAGGGCAGCACCACCGGGAAGACGGCGCCGAAGATGGACGCCGTGCCCAGCACCAGGAAGGCGCCCAGGGCCAGGAAGGACCGGCCTTCGGATCCCTTCCGGGCCAGCAGCCAGGCAGTAACGGCAGCAGCAACGGCCAGGACGACGGCGGCCCAGGTCCAGGGTTTGCCCTCCATGAACTGGATGGCGAGTGCCCACGCCGCGATGGGCAGGAGCAGGACCGGCAGGAGCCGCACGAACCACTGGCGGGCGCGGTGCCTTACGTCGCCGTCGGTCTTGAGGGCCAGGAACGCCAGGGCGTGGAGCAGTGCGAACCCCACCACGGCGATACCGCCCAGCAGGGCGTAGCCGCTGAACCAGGCCATGGGGCCGCCTTCGCGGTCGCCGTTGGCGTTCAGCGGAAGGCCGGTGGTTGTGAGGGCCAGTGCGGCGCCCACGCCGAAGGCGGCGAAGAAGGAGCCCAGCACGATGGCCCAGTCCCACCGGTTACGCCAGCTGTCCGTGTCTACCTTGCCGCGGTATTCGAACGCCACAGCACGGAAGATCAGTGCCAGCAGGACCACCAGCAGGGGGAGATAGAGCGCGGAAAACAGCGACGCGTACCAGAGCGGGAAGGCGGCGAAAGTGGCGCCGCCGGCGGTCAACAGCCACACCTCGTTGCCGTCCCAGACAGGCCCAACGGTGTTCAGCAGCACCCGGCGCTCCGTGTTGTTGCGGGCGAAGAGCTTCATCAGCATCCCTACGCCCAGGTCGAAGCCCTCCAGGAAGAGGTAGCCGGTCCACAGCACCGCGATGGCGATGAACCATATGGTGGGAAGCAGTTCCATTGTTCGTTTCCTCTGCTAGTAGGCGAAGGCCAGGACGTCGTCGGCGGGTTTGGTGTCCCCGGTGCCGCCGGAGCCAGGCGTTTCGTCCTCGTTCTCGTCCGCCGGTGCGTGTACGAGTTCAGGCATCGCGGAGACCACGCCGCCGCGGATGTACTTGACCAGCAGTTTCACTTCCACCACCAGCAGGACGGCGTAGACGGCGGTCAGGGCCACCAGCGAGGCGATGAGTTCCCCTGCGGAGACACCCGGAGACACGGCGGCGGCGGTGAACATGAACACCTGGTCGATACCACTTGGATCCGGATTGGGCGCCACGACGAATGGCTGCCGGCCCATCTCGGTGAAGATCCAGCCGGCGGCATTGGCACCGAAGGGGGCCAGGATGCCGAAGACTGCCAGCCGCATCAGCCACAGGGACTCCGGTACCGTTCCCTTGCGGGTGAGCCAGAGGGCCACGAAGGCGGCCAGGGCGGCCAGCCCGCCGAAGCCAATCATCATCCTGAATCCCCAGTAGGTGACCTCCATGACGGGCACGTACTCGATCTCCTGGCCGGCCCGGTCACCGTAGATGGGGTTCTCCGGCAGGTGGGTTCCGTAGTTGGCCTTGTACTCGGGCAGCAGGCTGTTGACCCCCTTGACCTCGGTGGTGAAGTCACCCTTGGCCAGGAAGGACAGGATGCCCGGAACTTCGATCACGGCCACGACATCGTCGCAGTTCCTGGATCCGACGTTTCCGACGCTCAGGACGGAGAAGCCGGTGCCGTCGTGGCAGGCCGCCTCCGCGGCGGCCATCTTCATGGGCTGCTGCTGGAACATCAGTTTGCCCTGCAGATCGCCGGTCACGGCAGTGCCGGCGAAGGAGATCATGGCCACCACGGCACCGATCCGCAGGGACCGGATCCATACGCTGTGGTCCGCATGGTCGCGGCCGGGGATCCGGGGGTCTTCACCGGGGATAACCCGGCCGTCGGCACCCACCGTGTCGACGCCGTCGTGCCGCCGCCGCCACAGGTGGTACCAGGCGATGCCCAGGAGGAAGCCGCCTGCCACGGCGAGGGCGCCGAAAAGCGCGTGCGGGACGGCCACCAGGGCCGTGTTGTTCGTGAAGACAGCCCACGCGTCGGTCATGACGGGCCGGCCGTTGATCATCTCAACACCCACCGGGTGCTGCATCCAGCTGTTGGCCACGATGATGAAGTAGGCGGAGAGTGCCGATCCGATGACGGCCACCCAGAGGCAGGCAAGGTGGATGGCGGGCTTGAGCTGCTTCCAGCCAAAGATCCAGAGGCCCAGGAAGGTGGATTCGACGAAGAAGGCCAGCAGGGCTTCCAGCGCCAGCGGCGCGCCGAAGACGTCACCCACGAAGCGGCTGTATTCGCTCCAGGCCATGCCGAACTGGAACTCCTGCACGATGCCGGTGGCCACGCCCATGATGAAGTTGATGAGGAACAGCTTTCCCCAGAACTTGGTCATCCGCAGGTACTCAGGCTTGCCGGTGCGGTACCAGGCCGTCTGGATGACGGCCACTACAAGGCCCAGGCCTATGGTCAGCGGCACCATCATGAAGTGGTAGACGGTGGTGATACCGAATTGCCAGCGTGCGATTTCCAAGGCGTCCATGGCAGTCCCTACTGTTAGCCAATGCAGTTTTCTACACCCCGTAGAACTGCAACTTCTACACAGTGTAGAACATCGGCGGCGGTGAACGAAAACTGGTCGCCCTCCCCTGGGATGGCCCGGAACACCGCGCGGCGCCATATGTTCTACCCGATGTAGAACGTATGGCGGTTTCGGGGTAAATTTAGTTTTGTAGTTGAACAGCAGCAACGTCACCGGGTGCCGCAAGGGCGGCCGGTGCGGGGAATTTAAGGAAAAGTGAAATGGCTAGTCTTGGTGAACTGGAACGGGCAGTTATGGATCTGCTCTGGGCGGGCCAGGAAGCCGCCACGGCCAATACCCTGAGGGACCAGCTGGCGCGCACGTCGGCGGCACAGGGCGGGCCGGGCCACGAGGGCAAGGAACTGGCCGTCACCACGGTTCTTACCGTTCTCTCCCGGCTGGAAAAGAAAGGGCTGGTGGAACGCGAACGCGGAACCCGTCCGCACCGGTACCAGGCAGTGTCCAGCCGCGCCGACCACACCGCCGAACTTATGCATGAGGTCCTGGGTTCAGCCCCGGACCGGGAAGCCGTCCTGGCCCGCTTTATCGGGTCCGTGTCCGAAGGTGAAGCCGAGACGCTGCGCAAACTGCTGGGTCACCTCTAGCCCACCATGTTCTGGGCCTCATACCTGCTGGCGGTCCTTGCGATAATCCTGGCCTGGCCGGTGCCGATCCTCCTGTCACGGGCACAATGGCCGGCCAGGTCGCCGTTCACGGCGATGCTCCTGTGGCAGGCGATCGCACTGGCAGGTGGACTGTCCATGATCGGCGCCATGCTGGTCTACGGCCTCGAGCCGATCGGTGACAACCTCCTTGCGGGGCTCCGCGCCCTTGCCGGCATGGTGCTTTTCAATGCCCCCACCACGGCGCTGGGGTTTTGGCACATCTTTGCATTGTCCACCGCTGCCCTGCTCACGGCCCACCTGGTCTTCACGCTGCTGCTGACGTACTACAAGATCCAGCGGCAGCGGCGCCGCCACCGTGAACTCCTCGCGCTGCTGGCCTCGCCGTCGGGCCAGGACGCGGGAACCCTGGTCATCAGCCACGACTCCCCCGTCGCGTACTGCCTTCCAGGGGGCGCCCGGTCCGTGACCGTCCTGTCGGACGGCCTGATGGCCGCCCTGGAGCCGGCCGAACT
This window encodes:
- the cydD gene encoding thiol reductant ABC exporter subunit CydD — encoded protein: MRPTFPAGPATRSAIYWLGVLAALKALSLVLIGQAVASALAGLVAGNPAWPAQLVAGLAGVVLRSLTVWGQAVAARRAALGVKEELRAQLLERALRTGVRSSGPGDGGLAVLATRGLDALDSYYTQFLPALVNCATVPLLLGARILFADWVSALVIVLTVPLIPLFMVLIGRYTEDSVREAQASLARLSAHMLELAKGLPVLVGLGRATAQRKALEEISEEYRSRTMGTLRTAFLSALALELIATISVAVVAVFIGVRLVHGDMPLEAGLLALLLAPDCYLPLRELGTAHHASDDGRVALAETAAVTGAPEATPLPAAKAGRPGAPLEATGLTVTYAGRSGAAVGPLTFTAPQDRITALDGPSGAGKSTVLAVLAGTIGDGDGTSITGTISGLDRSAVAWVPQHPVMVAGTVLDEVLLYLSPDPGRGPDRFAAEESARRCLERAGAAHLAGKHQAELSPGELRRVALARGLARIDAGATLLLLDEPTAHLDDASALIVEDAIRRLRGQATVILVAHNQRTRQLADVLVPVVPADRAAAATHHDGSAASVLPGFSATDSTANPITSSPATDNNVPGNAATSRPVQPAPGAARLLAALLAPVRGKFAAAAFVGTLAAVFAVALSGLSGWLIIRASEQPPILYLLTAIVGVRFFGIGRAVFRYWERLLLHDAVFAALTRLRGRLWESLSRRALSLRRLLQGGNVLGTVVDDVDTVRDLLPRVVLPPLTAVAVSVLALAATGVLVPAALPAVAGAAISGLLLAPAAALRGDRKSASAEQSLRSGVLRRVTAALDARAELHANGVAPRVLEALLAEDRDATRASQRSAWADGLGHALATAACGTAALAAAWLAAPGVLAAQVAPATAAVVVLLLLALVEPYAAMTTAVRQFPALRAVMRRVGESGALDGGSSSAGEPADGLQPVPDREGGAPGVELVDLAAAWPGGSPVFSGVDAVAGPGRWLAVTGPSGSGKSTLLSVLLGFLPPVAGQARVTGRAAWCPQEAHLFDSTIRGNLLLGRPSGNGARALADDEVEAVLAAVGLTGLVRRLPAGLDTRIGPGGAFLSGGERQRLAVARTLLTGAEVILLDEPTAHLDAESAAAMLADLRAGLRDRTVVLVTHNPADIQAGDARLDLSTSSGQPSLARSR
- a CDS encoding BlaI/MecI/CopY family transcriptional regulator; the protein is MASLGELERAVMDLLWAGQEAATANTLRDQLARTSAAQGGPGHEGKELAVTTVLTVLSRLEKKGLVERERGTRPHRYQAVSSRADHTAELMHEVLGSAPDREAVLARFIGSVSEGEAETLRKLLGHL
- a CDS encoding cytochrome ubiquinol oxidase subunit I, producing MDALEIARWQFGITTVYHFMMVPLTIGLGLVVAVIQTAWYRTGKPEYLRMTKFWGKLFLINFIMGVATGIVQEFQFGMAWSEYSRFVGDVFGAPLALEALLAFFVESTFLGLWIFGWKQLKPAIHLACLWVAVIGSALSAYFIIVANSWMQHPVGVEMINGRPVMTDAWAVFTNNTALVAVPHALFGALAVAGGFLLGIAWYHLWRRRHDGVDTVGADGRVIPGEDPRIPGRDHADHSVWIRSLRIGAVVAMISFAGTAVTGDLQGKLMFQQQPMKMAAAEAACHDGTGFSVLSVGNVGSRNCDDVVAVIEVPGILSFLAKGDFTTEVKGVNSLLPEYKANYGTHLPENPIYGDRAGQEIEYVPVMEVTYWGFRMMIGFGGLAALAAFVALWLTRKGTVPESLWLMRLAVFGILAPFGANAAGWIFTEMGRQPFVVAPNPDPSGIDQVFMFTAAAVSPGVSAGELIASLVALTAVYAVLLVVEVKLLVKYIRGGVVSAMPELVHAPADENEDETPGSGGTGDTKPADDVLAFAY
- the cydB gene encoding cytochrome d ubiquinol oxidase subunit II, whose product is MELLPTIWFIAIAVLWTGYLFLEGFDLGVGMLMKLFARNNTERRVLLNTVGPVWDGNEVWLLTAGGATFAAFPLWYASLFSALYLPLLVVLLALIFRAVAFEYRGKVDTDSWRNRWDWAIVLGSFFAAFGVGAALALTTTGLPLNANGDREGGPMAWFSGYALLGGIAVVGFALLHALAFLALKTDGDVRHRARQWFVRLLPVLLLPIAAWALAIQFMEGKPWTWAAVVLAVAAAVTAWLLARKGSEGRSFLALGAFLVLGTASIFGAVFPVVLPSTLDSAFDLTISNASSSDYTLGLMSIVAAFGLPLVIAYQAWTYWVFRHRVSAAHIPEAHSFLPAVAAKAFTTKG
- a CDS encoding DinB family protein — its product is MPIVPDEKDWTWVLSRPCPECSFTASTATPATVPGSIESMLPRWRAVLRRPDAAQRPNDHTWSALEYACHVRDVFALFDQRLNLMLASGDARFENWDQDRTAEEKDYANADPSVVGAELAAEGHQAAASFARVREEDWGRKGLRSNGSEFTVLTLSQYFLHDVVHHLHDVNG
- a CDS encoding DNA gyrase/topoisomerase IV subunit A; its protein translation is MARRQSSNPIVDDNYTENIVDIDVTSEMQGSFLEYAYSVIYSRALPDARDGLKPVQRRILYMMSDMGLRPDRGHVKSARVVGEVMGKLHPHGDAAIYDAMVRMAQDFSLRLPLIDGHGNFGSLDDGPAAPRYTEARLAAAALTLTNHLDEDVVDFVPNYDNQLTQPDVLPAAFPNLLVNGATGIAVGMATNMAPHNLVEVISAARHLIANPDATLDDLMRFVPGPDLPSGGRIVGLDGIRDAYATGRGSFKTRAKVEVEQLSARRTGLVVTELPYMVGPEKVIEKIKDAVNAKKLTGISDIVDLTDRKHGLRLVIELKNGFNPNAVLQQLYRYTPMEDSFGINNVTLVDGQPQTLGLVDLLSVYVNHRINVVRRRTVFRLGKKKDRLHLVEGLLIAIVDIDEVIQIIRSSDEAAAARERLMSIYDLTEVQANYILELRLRQLTKYSRIELEKEQDELRREIAELQAILDSEELLRTVVSDELGAIAEDHGTPRRTVLLESEAVSPTVASAELVGANGKKGKTAPLALEIADDPCWAILTASGQVARTSNQEPLAEAGARSKHDVYTSVVKTSARGEIAAITSLGRMLRLQVMDMPVLPPVSGLPNLAGGVPAKDFLTLVKGETLVAFVRLDEVLAIGTAQGVVKRVQPDYPLNREDWEVITLKDKDVVVGVAPAGDDDAELVFLTREAQLLKFPAAVVRPQGRTAGGMAGIKLAAGDQVIFFGVVQPKDEAAVVVTIAGTNGALPGTAPGTAKVTAISEYPAKGRATAGVRSHRFLKGEDTLLLAWAGHGPAKASSAAGVARSLPQEHGRRDGSGVPLSQAIEAVGPAMAWTDGPAAEA
- a CDS encoding M56 family metallopeptidase; the encoded protein is MFWASYLLAVLAIILAWPVPILLSRAQWPARSPFTAMLLWQAIALAGGLSMIGAMLVYGLEPIGDNLLAGLRALAGMVLFNAPTTALGFWHIFALSTAALLTAHLVFTLLLTYYKIQRQRRRHRELLALLASPSGQDAGTLVISHDSPVAYCLPGGARSVTVLSDGLMAALEPAELRAVLIHENAHLSQRHHLLLWAFAAWRQALPWLPTTRLAQESVNSLIEMLADDVALRTESKATLIKAIAIVASGSAGNGSAGDIRPSSPSLALSGLEAASGGPGSDAVRTAASRVSRLLTPQPQLPAAVRSAVLAGSVLLLALPTALLVVPGLLG